A region of the Mycteria americana isolate JAX WOST 10 ecotype Jacksonville Zoo and Gardens chromosome 24, USCA_MyAme_1.0, whole genome shotgun sequence genome:
CAGTCTCCTGTTCCACGATCCCAAACTCGACCTTGTACCTCTGGACGGCTGCTGTGTGCGCACCACAGAGGTCCTGGGGGGGCTCAAGGGCCAAAGCCCAGTCCCAGGCAGGGCAGAGGGCACGAGGAGAGCCCGAGAGCACCTTGTGAGGGGCCTTGAAGGATGCCACAGGGGCACGAGGAGGTTTGGGGACGCTGTGAGGAGAGTACAGAGGGACTTGGAGACATCCTAGGTGgcatagagaggaaaaaagactgtTCTGGGACACGAAGAAGGGCGGAGGAGGGTTCTGAGGGAACCACAGGGATCTCAGCAGGCTTTGCCATGGCCGTAGGGAGGCCCTGAGAGAGCCAGGGAGCAAAAGGCGGCTCGGAGAACCAACGGGGGCCTCAGGAGGGGATGTGAGAGAACAAGGGAAGTCCACGGCAGAGACGACTCCTCCCGGCAGGACGGGCAGAGCCCCGTGCTGTCCCGGCAGCCCTGGGCCGCAGCACTGCCTCTCCCGGCGTGCCCTGCGGGACAAAATGGCTGACCGGCCACCCGCATCTCCCACCGGGCTGCAGCGCACACGGGACCGGGGGGGGGTCACCCAGGAGAAGCCGTTCCTCCTGCCCGCCATTGCCTCCGCATGCAGGAGGTCTGGAGGGGCCCTGGCTGTGGCCAGGACCTGCCCTGCCAGTGGCCTCGGGGTGCTCCCGGAGCCCCACAGTGGGTaaccccctcctccccagggcacccCGTCCAGGCACTCTTTACTGAGTGCAAAGGTACAGGGCCACTCAttgaatgaataaaataattgtttattaATTAATGCACATACACAACACCCAGGGGTGAGTCTGTCACCCAGCTCACCTGAGGAGCCATTACCGGGTCCGCAGCAGGGACGGgtcagctcctgctcctgcccgtGATGTGGCAAGAAACGAGGGGGCTGCCAGCCTcccccctgcttttcccttcagggACAGGATTCAGCGCTGATATTTGAGAAGAAAACCCCCAATTTCACCCATCTGTACTTCTTCTTGACCTCCAGAACAGAGCCCTGCAGGAAATTTTCACAGCTCGCAGCtcattttttacaaaatacagtatAACCCCTGAGTAAGAAACCATCAGCTACAAACTCAAAACAATAAACCGTAAGTGAAGGACTCTGAATCCTCAGTTTTAAGCAAGAAACACCAAAGCACGCACGAGCAGGAAAACAGTAAAGACAAGCAGAGGAGTTTCCCTTCCTTTGGAAGCACGGCGGAGCGCTCTCCAGAAAGCTCTCCCACTGAACCTACCCGCAACACCAAAAGCATTAATATACCTGCATTAGggataattaatttaattttttcccaccCCAAAGACTAACCAGAAAAATGCCTCACAGAACAAAAGCGGAATACTGCAGCTGGGGGAATATTTCTTATATAAACCAGACTTTTTTTAGCCCGTTACCCACACGATGAACGTCTGTAGCTGGAGCGCAGGGCCTGCCCAGGGCCCACACCCCGCTTCGCTCTGAAGAAGCCgagctccagctccccacagctcgcagcccccgcgctgccccaggctcccgcagccccagccggggcacagccgccccccagcccctcacaggCGAGGCGCTCCGGGACCTCGCAGCGCCCGGagcccggggcagagcccggagcccggggcagagccggcggaACCTCTTCTCGGGCCGTGGCGACCGGCGGACTCTTGTCGGTGGGCGCAGCTCGCTGACGGACGGCAGAAGCAGCCAGTAACAGACGAGGAACGCCGGGCCGTGGCTCGTTGCACCAATGagcggcggagggaggcggggCTGTTTCCCGGAAGTGGGGAGCGGTGCGGGGGGCAGCTGCTGGGTGGCACCGGTGGTTGGGGGAGGTCGCAGCCATGTCGGAGCGGAAGGTGTTGAACgtgagttggggggggggattccccgtcgggggggagggggctctgTGGGGGTCCCCAGGCCGGGCTGGTCCTCGGGAGGGTTCCCTGATCGCTGAGGTTGGTCCTCagactggggatgctggggagtcCCTGGGCGGTTGGGGCGTCCTGAGGCGGAGAGGGGTCCCTGAGGGGACTGTCAGGCTGGGCGGGGGGCGGTTGGGGTGGCGATCCCCAGGCTGAGGCTCCTGGCAGTGGTtggaaggggctggcaggggcaagAGGGTTAGGCCCTAAAATCATGCAAGGGTTGGGGGGCCTGGGGCCGAGGAcgtacagacagacagacacacccCCCAATGCCTGTCTCTGGTGGGGAGTGGTGGACAGGGTGTTTGGCACTTGAGACCATGCCTGGTTAGTAGGGGCACGCCGGCTCCTGCTGTGTGGAGCTGATGCCTTAGGCTGATATGGCAGCTGGGAGCCTGCCTGCCACGGTTCACACTCTTCTGGGTGACTCTGCGCCCAGCACACACACGTCTCTGCTCTGTCTCTGTAGAAATACTACCCGCCGGACTTCGATCCTGCTAAGATCCCAAAGCTCAAACTCCCAAAGGACCGACAGTATGTGGTGCGGCTCATGGCTCCCTTCAACATGCGGTAAGAGGGGCTGTACCGGCCAGAAGGAAGCAGCTGTAGAAGAGATGAGTTTGCTTAGGAATTGTTTTGCCTCCGTACGCTGCAGGGGAGCGGCTCCCAGCAGCCCTAAGAGGTGACACAGACCAGaagaaaaggggtgggggagagggaagagatgctGTGGGTGATTTTGGGGTTCTTTGAAGAGTAGGTACTGAAtttccaaaggagaaaataacagaatcacagaatcgtataggttggaaaagacctttaagatcatcgagtccaaccgtaaaccaaacactaccaagcccaccactacaccatgttcataagcacctcatccaaacggcttttaaatacctccagggatggggactcaaccacttccctgggcagcctgttccagtgcttgataaccctttcagtgaagaaaaatttcctaatatccagtctaaacctcccctggcgcaacttgaggccatttcctctcgtcctgtcacttgttacctgggagaagagaccgaccccacctctctaccccctcctttcaggcagttgtagagagcgatgaggtctcccctcagcctccttttctccaggctgaacaaccccaggtccctcagccgctccccatcagccttgtgctccagacccttccccagctccgttgcccttctctggacacgctccagcccctcaatgtctctcttggagtgaggggcccaacactgaacacagcatttgaggtgcagcctcaccagtgccgagtacaggggcacagtcacttccctagtcctgctggccacactagtgctgatacaagccaggatgccattggctttcttgcccacctgggcacactgctggctcatattcagccggctgtcaaccaacacccccaggtccttctctgccgggcagctttccagccactcttccccaagcctgtagcgttgcatggggttgttgtggcccaagtgcaggaccttgcacttggccttgttgaacctcatacacttggcccagcccatggatccagcctgtccaggtccctctgcagagccttcctcccttcagcagatcaacactcccgcacaacttgctgtcatctgcaaacttactgagggtgccctcgatccctgcgtccagatcattgacaaagctattgaacaggactggccccaacacagagccctggggacactgcttgtgaccggccgccaactggagtaaactccattcaccaccactctttgggcctggccctccagccagttctttacccagggaagagtacacccgtccaagccatgagcagccagtttctccaggagaatgctgtgggaaaccgtgtcaaaggctttactgtagTCTAGGTAGTCTAGTCTTCAGTAAGTCTAGTCTAACCATTGCTCAGAACCTGGGCTGACACGGCCTGAAAAATCACTTGGCATTTTCTtggtctgttttttcccttttttttatgCGTTAtggacttttctttctccttttctagaTGCAAGACGTGTGGTGAATACATCTATAAGGGGAAGAAGTTTAACGCCCGTAAGGAGACTGTTCAGAATGAGGTGTACCTGGGACTTCCCATCTTCCGCTTCTACATCAAGTGCACGCGTTGCCTGGCAGAGATCACTTTCAAGGTGAGAcatgttctgtattttctggggaggctgtgcagtctGTGGACGTGACTGGGCGCTGACCCCACAGGGAAGGGGTGTCCCAGCAAAGACTGAGTCTGAGCATGTGCTTTTTGGTGTATCTTCTCTTTTCGTGGCCATTTGTAGTTCTGAAATGTCTCGCCcatccatgggctgcagcacATCAGCTGGAGCAGAACAAAAGGCCGTGGGTGATTGCTCTGGGATGTGAATGAAATTCGGAAACGTTTGCATGCGGCTCTGGAAGTGGCCACAGGATGGCTGGAGCAGAATTGCCTCAGTacaatgatttttctgttttgtttcttccttagACAGATCCTGAGAACACAGACTACACCATGGAGCACGGTGCCACTCGCAACTTCCAAGCTGAGAAGCtcttggaggaagaggagaaaagaatgcagaaggagagggaagaggaagagctcaACAATCCCATGAAGGTACGAGAATGTGCCCTTCTCTGCAGAAGGCAAAcctctctcctgccctggctggctttCCCCAGCAAAGCAGGTGACTTCGTAGCCATTGGTTTAGTTCTTCAGGCTCCCGAGGTATTGCTGTGCtctggacaggcaggagacaAGTCTCTGCCCTCAGGAGGTTTCCTCCTGTGCTGGAGCTTGTGACAGGCTGCATCTTGCCCCAGCTCTTCCTGTCCTATAGAGACCCAAAAATGAGGATGATGGTGATCCTCTTAGTGCTTCCTGCCCTGTACTGGGTGGGGAGGCTGTGTTCAAGATTGCTGGCAGGCTCTGCTACCTCACATAAGCCTGGCTTCTCTCTGGTCACTCAGGTCCTGGAGAACCGAACCAAAGACTCCAAGCTGGAGATGGAGGTTCTGGAGAACCTGCAGGAGCTGAAGGAACTCAACCAGCGCCAGGCAAACGTGGACTTTGAGGCAATGCTGAAGCAGTACAAGGAGTATGAGGAGGAGCAGAAGCGCAAGGAGCAAGAGGAGGATGAACAAGAGATGAAGTGAGTGGGCTGGAAGCATTCATGGGCGTGTGAAATCGGCCACATTGGCCCTGGCCGGGCGGACCTGCACCTCACCCTTTCCTCAACACCCCGAGAGCGCTTAGGAGAGGGCCCTGCCTGAGGGGCCTGAGTTCACAGGAGTTGTGTGGGCGGGATGTAGTCCTGAGCGGGCTGTGAGGAGATTGGGGACACTTTGTCGTGGCAAAGTGTTTAGGGAGGTGGAGGGGTTTTGGTATCACTGGCCCATCTGGTGGGGAGATCCGGGCTGCTGCAGGGGCCTGACTCCCCCAGTAAGCGTCCTCGCGTGGAGAGAGAGTTTCTGCACCTGGCTGAGGCTGCAGATCTCAGTGCTTTCAACCTTCAGGCACTGCTTGAACATGGCTTCTTAAACAGCACCTGAGAAGGTGGATCCCATTGCACTGCTGCTGAATTCCAGCTCCCCTTACAGGAAATGGCGCAGGCACGGTGCACGGCCGGCACTGCTCGGCACGGCGGTGGAACGGAGCCAGCTCTAACCCTCCGCGCGCGGCCTTTCTCCTTGCAGAGCTATGCTGGAGCAGGCCCAGAACCGGCGGCTGCTGGTAGACTCCGACTCTGACGAAGAGCCTGCAAAATCACGCGCGAAGCCTGTGGCGAAAATTAAACCTACGGACATCTTGCAGGAGGTGAGCGGGGGCAGAGGCTCTTCCACCCACCGCACCTCTTCCCCCAGAGCAAATCCGCTGTCCTGGGCTGCGTGttgtctcttctctccctgcGATGCTGGAGCCCCAATGTCTGTCACGCATGAGCAGCTTAGAAAGCCTGTGTCCCTGTGCACTGAGCTGAAAGGAGACAGGGATCAGTTGGAGATTTTAGACTGCGTCTGCTGACaaaggctgggagggagctgcttcCGTCCTCGCTCGGGACGTGGCTTGCCTTTCAGCTCGCAAAGGACGGGCTTGCCTGTGCCTTGGTCGTCCTTCAGGCACGATTTCAGCACTCTGAAAATTACAGCGATGAAACCGTTGCCTGGAACAGCCTCTCCTTTGGTTCTGTTTTGTCCGTGTTGGAGACAAGCAGAACAAAAGAGCTTTCAGTGCCTGGCTTGCAAGGG
Encoded here:
- the YJU2 gene encoding splicing factor YJU2; translated protein: MSERKVLNKYYPPDFDPAKIPKLKLPKDRQYVVRLMAPFNMRCKTCGEYIYKGKKFNARKETVQNEVYLGLPIFRFYIKCTRCLAEITFKTDPENTDYTMEHGATRNFQAEKLLEEEEKRMQKEREEEELNNPMKVLENRTKDSKLEMEVLENLQELKELNQRQANVDFEAMLKQYKEYEEEQKRKEQEEDEQEMKAMLEQAQNRRLLVDSDSDEEPAKSRAKPVAKIKPTDILQEDPQPQSKKLKTESWERSVGKLNTKPQLAGLVTVRKQKPGPALANGSENQGTAANTGSFPTATGTTSSLGLLGAYSDSEDSD